A window of the Mucilaginibacter sp. cycad4 genome harbors these coding sequences:
- a CDS encoding substrate-binding domain-containing protein, with amino-acid sequence MKKKLALKDIAAALKVSEASVSYVLNGKARQYGISVALENKILRFVEKVGYRPNRLAASLRTGKSKTVGMIVEDISDPFFSAIARVVEEHIYKEDYRVIYGSSENSTVIARDLLQTFKNYQVDGYILAPTAGLEEDINQLVNEGYPVVVFDRASPDLQCSKVLVDNFRGSEAAVLHLIDNGFRNIAMVTLAAGQDQMNERVNGYLAALQKHELPPILKEIIYNEDPHKTVQNLKNLLKSKKDIDAIFFATNYLALSGLQALKESGLVITKDIGVAVFDDINNFALFNPAITAVAQPITEIGLRVTKILLEELQDNHIIDSQNILLKTKLVVRDSSARLPV; translated from the coding sequence ATGAAAAAAAAATTGGCTTTGAAGGATATTGCTGCTGCATTAAAAGTGTCAGAAGCATCTGTTTCCTACGTGCTTAATGGCAAGGCGAGGCAATATGGCATCAGCGTGGCGCTGGAAAATAAGATACTGAGGTTTGTAGAAAAGGTAGGTTACCGGCCAAACCGGCTGGCAGCCAGCCTGCGGACAGGGAAAAGTAAAACAGTGGGAATGATTGTGGAAGATATCAGCGATCCTTTTTTCTCCGCAATTGCAAGGGTTGTGGAAGAGCATATCTATAAAGAAGATTACCGTGTTATTTATGGCAGTTCTGAAAACTCTACCGTTATTGCCCGTGACCTGCTTCAAACTTTTAAAAACTACCAGGTGGATGGGTACATTCTGGCGCCTACAGCCGGTTTGGAAGAAGATATTAACCAGCTTGTAAACGAAGGTTACCCGGTGGTGGTATTTGACCGCGCTTCACCGGATCTGCAATGTTCTAAAGTACTTGTCGATAATTTTCGCGGCAGCGAGGCTGCTGTTTTACATTTGATAGATAACGGCTTCCGTAACATTGCCATGGTTACACTTGCAGCCGGTCAGGATCAAATGAATGAACGTGTAAACGGTTACCTGGCAGCCCTCCAAAAACATGAGCTGCCGCCTATCCTAAAAGAAATTATTTATAATGAAGATCCACACAAAACGGTCCAGAACCTTAAAAATCTGCTGAAAAGCAAAAAGGATATAGATGCCATTTTTTTTGCAACCAACTATCTCGCCTTAAGCGGCCTGCAGGCCCTGAAGGAATCAGGACTGGTAATTACCAAAGATATCGGTGTTGCTGTATTTGATGATATTAACAATTTTGCTCTTTTTAACCCTGCTATAACTGCTGTGGCCCAGCCTATAACGGAGATCGGGCTCAGGGTTACCAAAATTTTATTGGAAGAGCTTCAGGATAACCATATAATCGATTCGCAAAATATTTTATTGAAAACCAAACTGGTCGTCAGGGATTCATCTGCAAGGTTACCGGTGTAA
- a CDS encoding glycosyl hydrolase family 28 protein, which produces MNKFLVLTCAVVFLLKTVKAEIITYKAPESNLVNHTIKVDVQQGKGTWRPVDVYTADVAARFDTQRIIKKTAFTYFDCSGSVRLRVKLNQGNIKDVRIRPAAYGIKPEVKGNVVEFELSSSQYVSLEVNGNIFENLQIFANPIESSHPVKNDAQTLYFGPGIHKIGRMVIPSGKTVYVAGGAIVEGSFVIDHAENVRICGRGILTQHPVQGDSVISQNTTGTLSKLRNDHLIIQYSNNITVDGIIEIPTGYSILMGESKHVKISNFKAFSAGGNADGIDIFCSQDIKIDHIYMRNSDDCIAIYGHRWNYYGNTSDITVDNAVLWADVAHPLLIGTHGDTEHPDTLQNIRVQNMTVLDHNENQLDYQGCISLNAGDSNLIRNASFENVEIEDIRKGQLFNLRVMYNRKYNTSPGLGIENILFRNVNYNGKRANMSVIAGYDDKRGIRNIIFENLKINGTLIFDKMPGKPGFYKTSDMANIFVGEHVDGTQFLRKD; this is translated from the coding sequence ATGAACAAATTCCTGGTGCTGACATGTGCAGTCGTATTTTTATTAAAAACAGTCAAGGCAGAAATCATAACTTATAAAGCACCCGAAAGTAACTTGGTCAATCATACAATCAAGGTGGATGTGCAGCAGGGCAAAGGCACCTGGCGGCCCGTAGATGTATATACCGCCGATGTTGCTGCCCGTTTTGACACGCAACGTATTATTAAAAAAACAGCCTTTACTTATTTTGATTGTTCCGGTTCGGTGAGGTTGCGCGTTAAGCTAAACCAGGGGAATATTAAAGATGTAAGGATCAGGCCTGCTGCCTATGGTATTAAGCCCGAGGTTAAAGGCAACGTTGTGGAATTTGAATTAAGCTCGTCGCAATATGTTTCATTAGAGGTAAACGGAAATATTTTTGAAAACCTGCAGATTTTTGCAAACCCCATAGAAAGCAGCCATCCTGTAAAAAACGATGCGCAAACACTTTACTTCGGCCCGGGCATCCATAAAATCGGCCGGATGGTGATCCCCTCGGGTAAAACCGTCTATGTGGCCGGCGGCGCTATTGTTGAAGGCTCATTTGTTATAGATCATGCAGAGAACGTTAGAATTTGCGGCCGCGGAATCCTTACACAGCACCCGGTGCAGGGCGACAGCGTTATATCCCAAAATACTACAGGAACGCTCTCAAAATTGAGGAATGACCATTTGATCATCCAATACAGTAATAATATTACTGTTGATGGGATCATTGAAATACCAACGGGTTATTCTATTTTGATGGGCGAATCGAAGCATGTAAAAATAAGCAATTTCAAAGCTTTTAGCGCCGGTGGCAATGCCGATGGTATCGATATCTTTTGCAGCCAGGATATTAAGATCGATCACATCTATATGCGAAACTCTGACGATTGTATTGCTATTTATGGTCACCGCTGGAACTATTACGGCAACACCTCTGACATTACAGTTGATAACGCCGTTTTATGGGCAGATGTAGCCCACCCCCTGCTGATAGGCACCCATGGCGATACTGAACACCCTGACACTTTACAGAATATCCGGGTTCAGAATATGACTGTACTTGACCATAATGAAAACCAGCTTGATTACCAGGGCTGCATATCACTTAATGCCGGCGACAGCAACCTGATCAGGAACGCCAGTTTTGAAAACGTGGAGATTGAGGATATCCGCAAGGGACAACTGTTTAATTTAAGGGTGATGTATAACCGGAAATACAACACCTCTCCCGGGCTGGGCATTGAGAACATATTGTTCAGAAATGTCAATTATAACGGGAAGCGGGCAAATATGTCTGTAATAGCCGGCTACGATGACAAACGCGGCATCAGGAATATTATATTTGAAAACCTGAAGATAAATGGCACCCTGATATTTGATAAGATGCCGGGCAAACCCGGCTTTTATAAAACGAGCGATATGGCTAATATATTTGTGGGTGAACATGTGGATGGGACCCAATTTCTGCGCAAGGATTGA